In a genomic window of Campylobacter concisus:
- a CDS encoding dynamin family protein, with protein sequence MFNEFINAYKARYFKVFTNDFKGELARLVNNLNDPSLHISEQIKESLNLLIDTLNEPPLIAVIGQFSSGKSTFLNALLGQDILPSGLTPVTAKAVRLKFAKMPLLSVKFINDSESLLASSDLAELNKLGEQVSGMTLYAPSEILKEINFIDTPGLNSLRDADTKETKNTLKKVSGAIWLSLANNAAKASELESIKEILKANDLKAICLINQKDKLSEEELESLLKHARQTYGELFEDIIAISSKQALLGITNNDKSLLEASNFNEALKAIKECFLDKSFKENFIKARVKKIVKLLTNEQEKHLEIYDNARFILDEFSGSLDERLEAIKEEFKPKIALSYSQMSEVIKLAADEVFKLLKPFSKTKFNASKTLLNKEIYKRENFEVISLDSDEVFSKLIYEDVVFNKFFKRYKKDLKELENATTSAFNELYKNLEDKFLIYKSRYENYASFDDQVLAYETKSINTYAGRTYENFLREYETAKFKAIQKVSLFFEKLDIKLASNYENALKLAVYFIKQKIEKTLESHLQMNTPLYIPSAKDVYERMLDAFSLYEFEALMCSNSSFLNKILLDIKSDFNKIYTLKIAMLDGLKTRVKEQISKIEELCENSLLLR encoded by the coding sequence ATGTTTAATGAGTTTATAAATGCCTACAAAGCGAGATATTTTAAGGTCTTTACAAATGATTTTAAGGGCGAGCTAGCTAGGCTCGTAAATAATCTAAACGATCCTAGCTTGCATATAAGCGAGCAGATAAAAGAGAGCTTAAATTTACTAATAGACACTCTAAATGAACCGCCGCTAATAGCTGTTATCGGTCAATTTTCAAGTGGGAAATCAACGTTTTTAAACGCACTTCTTGGCCAAGATATCTTGCCGTCAGGACTAACTCCAGTCACCGCAAAGGCTGTGAGGCTAAAATTTGCAAAGATGCCACTTCTAAGCGTGAAATTTATAAACGATAGCGAAAGCCTGCTAGCAAGTAGCGATCTAGCCGAGCTAAATAAGTTAGGCGAACAAGTTTCTGGCATGACGCTTTATGCGCCAAGTGAGATTTTAAAAGAGATAAATTTCATCGACACTCCTGGCCTAAACTCGCTAAGAGATGCTGACACAAAAGAGACAAAAAATACGCTAAAAAAGGTTAGTGGTGCGATATGGCTAAGCCTTGCAAACAATGCTGCAAAGGCTAGCGAGCTTGAAAGTATCAAAGAAATTTTAAAAGCCAATGATCTAAAAGCGATCTGCCTAATCAACCAAAAAGACAAACTAAGCGAGGAGGAGCTTGAAAGTTTGCTAAAACACGCTAGGCAAACTTATGGCGAGCTTTTTGAGGATATCATCGCTATCTCGTCAAAGCAAGCACTCCTTGGAATCACAAATAATGACAAAAGCCTACTTGAAGCTTCAAATTTTAACGAAGCTCTAAAGGCTATTAAAGAGTGCTTTTTAGACAAGAGCTTTAAAGAAAATTTCATAAAAGCAAGGGTAAAAAAGATCGTAAAACTCCTAACTAACGAGCAAGAAAAACATCTAGAAATTTATGATAATGCGCGGTTTATTTTAGATGAATTTAGTGGCTCATTAGATGAGAGGCTGGAGGCGATAAAAGAGGAGTTTAAGCCAAAGATCGCTTTAAGTTATAGTCAAATGAGTGAAGTTATAAAACTTGCTGCTGATGAGGTATTTAAGCTACTTAAGCCATTTTCAAAGACAAAATTTAACGCTTCAAAGACGCTTTTAAACAAAGAAATTTATAAGCGTGAAAATTTTGAGGTAATAAGTCTTGATAGCGACGAAGTCTTTTCAAAACTTATCTACGAAGATGTGGTTTTTAATAAATTTTTTAAACGCTACAAAAAAGATCTAAAAGAGCTAGAAAATGCAACAACCTCAGCGTTTAATGAGCTTTATAAAAATTTAGAGGATAAATTTTTAATATATAAATCTCGCTATGAAAATTACGCTAGCTTTGATGATCAAGTCTTGGCTTACGAAACAAAATCCATAAATACCTATGCCGGACGGACATATGAAAATTTTTTAAGAGAGTATGAAACGGCTAAATTTAAGGCCATACAAAAGGTCTCTTTGTTTTTTGAAAAGCTTGATATAAAGCTAGCCTCAAACTATGAAAACGCACTCAAACTCGCGGTTTATTTTATAAAACAAAAGATAGAAAAGACGCTAGAGTCGCATCTACAGATGAATACACCACTTTATATTCCAAGTGCAAAAGATGTCTATGAGCGTATGCTTGATGCGTTTAGTCTTTATGAGTTTGAAGCTTTAATGTGCTCAAACAGCTCGTTTTTAAATAAAATTTTGCTTGATATAAAAAGCGATTTTAATAAAATTTATACTTTAAAAATAGCAATGCTTGATGGCTTAAAAACAAGAGTTAAAGAGCAGATTTCAAAGATTGAAGAGCTTTGTGAAAATTCATTGCTATTAAGATAA
- a CDS encoding dynamin family protein yields MDEFLNHAWHLNKIYANTNASVPFYPDLLALLLSCDEKNLDEFMALAEFRTILKKLGVGLDIFSIQSAQLATLKALNEAKILSDELIIYLQKLRDEKIISHEKFDFLIKFISKNSNQNKAEISNVKPKDHFHKSLDFLNEINEKASMLDEDKEFLLALKNAKKRSNETLFNIAVSGIINSGKSTLLNALLNKSILGTSNVPETINLTILKHASNSHAKVNFYSPDELEKLGLSSKNLPASSVEISLDEIKNYTSSSSKTANLVKSVELYDDLELLRDNVCIIDTPGIDDAIVLREQITTNFMKECDLLAHLMNASQSATQKDALFLKKCLENSHIVRVAIVLTHADELDAKGINETLNYVKKAIGEQINDIKIDYFALSAKAYLDGALNSGVPEFKEYLYDVLFGKDSKKSALILSSYQKELQNILKTKLEATKAEILELKAFGLELEALQNEQANIKNSLNENFTKLERLLESELKKLDDKNAKDIYKMGLEALLQNLNEKLKSEIAYCKSKRENLNLKRLTQIAKTTLCDGVAALMREARNETLVQTKSCEQNIALSFDGFKVSENKIFSINDFLKQMGVELDFSELLDELEAKILSKNEPDEALLSLRENLLNNKSISQFCEMLAEHEKKLLKERVKAYEMSQKETLNQRLLVLNEKLNELNLQNQSSILKLKQKTSLQDEIYSLLEDIKNV; encoded by the coding sequence ATGGACGAGTTTTTAAATCACGCTTGGCATTTAAATAAAATTTACGCCAACACTAATGCGAGCGTGCCTTTCTACCCAGATCTACTGGCGCTTCTTTTATCTTGTGATGAGAAAAATTTGGATGAGTTTATGGCTCTTGCCGAGTTTAGAACTATCTTAAAAAAGCTAGGCGTTGGACTTGATATCTTTAGCATACAAAGTGCTCAGCTAGCCACGCTAAAAGCACTAAATGAGGCAAAAATTTTAAGCGATGAACTCATAATCTACTTACAAAAGCTACGTGACGAAAAGATAATTAGCCATGAAAAATTTGATTTTTTAATAAAATTTATAAGCAAAAACTCAAATCAAAATAAAGCTGAAATTTCTAATGTAAAGCCAAAAGATCACTTTCACAAGAGCCTAGATTTTCTAAACGAGATAAATGAAAAAGCAAGCATGCTTGATGAAGATAAAGAATTTTTACTAGCTTTAAAAAACGCCAAAAAAAGATCAAATGAAACACTTTTTAACATCGCAGTAAGCGGCATCATAAACTCTGGCAAATCAACGCTTTTAAATGCGCTTTTAAATAAATCCATCCTTGGCACTTCAAATGTGCCTGAGACCATAAATTTAACCATCTTAAAGCACGCATCAAATAGCCATGCAAAGGTAAATTTTTATAGCCCAGACGAGCTAGAAAAGCTTGGACTTTCAAGCAAAAATTTACCAGCTAGTAGCGTAGAGATTAGCCTAGATGAGATAAAAAACTATACATCTTCAAGCTCAAAAACGGCAAATCTCGTAAAAAGCGTTGAGCTTTATGATGACTTGGAGCTTTTAAGAGATAATGTCTGCATTATAGACACTCCGGGCATAGATGATGCGATCGTTTTAAGAGAGCAAATAACTACAAATTTTATGAAAGAGTGCGACCTTTTGGCTCATCTCATGAATGCTTCGCAAAGTGCAACGCAAAAGGACGCACTATTTTTGAAAAAATGCCTTGAAAACTCACACATCGTAAGAGTTGCTATCGTGCTAACTCATGCTGACGAGTTAGACGCAAAGGGTATTAATGAAACGCTTAACTACGTAAAAAAGGCGATCGGTGAGCAGATAAATGACATTAAGATAGATTATTTTGCCCTTAGCGCGAAAGCTTATCTTGATGGTGCTTTAAATAGTGGCGTGCCGGAGTTTAAAGAGTATCTTTACGATGTGCTTTTTGGTAAAGACTCTAAAAAATCAGCTCTCATTTTAAGCTCATATCAAAAAGAATTGCAAAATATTTTAAAAACAAAACTCGAAGCCACAAAGGCTGAAATTTTAGAGCTTAAAGCATTTGGTTTAGAGCTAGAAGCTTTGCAAAACGAGCAAGCAAATATCAAAAATTCTCTTAATGAAAATTTCACAAAACTTGAAAGGCTTTTAGAAAGCGAGCTAAAAAAACTAGATGATAAAAATGCAAAAGATATCTATAAAATGGGGCTTGAAGCGTTACTGCAAAATCTAAATGAAAAGCTTAAGAGTGAGATTGCTTACTGTAAAAGTAAAAGAGAAAATTTAAATCTAAAGCGTCTTACACAAATAGCAAAAACTACACTTTGTGACGGAGTTGCGGCACTCATGAGAGAGGCCAGAAATGAAACTTTGGTGCAGACAAAGTCATGCGAGCAAAATATCGCTTTAAGCTTTGATGGCTTTAAGGTGAGTGAAAATAAAATTTTTAGTATAAATGACTTTTTAAAGCAAATGGGTGTGGAGCTTGATTTTAGCGAGCTTTTAGATGAACTTGAAGCTAAAATTTTAAGTAAAAATGAGCCAGATGAGGCACTTTTAAGTTTAAGAGAGAATTTACTTAACAATAAAAGCATATCGCAGTTTTGTGAGATGCTAGCAGAACACGAAAAAAAGCTGCTAAAAGAGCGAGTAAAAGCTTATGAGATGAGCCAAAAAGAGACTCTAAACCAAAGGCTTTTAGTACTCAATGAAAAACTTAATGAGCTCAATTTACAAAATCAAAGCTCGATTTTAAAGCTTAAACAAAAGACCTCCTTGCAAGATGAAATTTACTCACTTTTAGAGGATATTAAAAATGTTTAA
- a CDS encoding putative quinol monooxygenase, with the protein MIGFYVNVKLKAGCEAKFEEILKEIVPASRKDKGCISYECGMVAGGKNEYCFMEIWEDLASQKEHMKSAHMVKNAAALEACKESQEVKIVNFVSVKE; encoded by the coding sequence ATGATTGGATTTTATGTAAATGTAAAGTTAAAGGCTGGGTGTGAGGCGAAATTTGAAGAAATTTTAAAAGAGATAGTGCCAGCTTCAAGAAAAGATAAAGGCTGCATAAGCTACGAGTGCGGCATGGTTGCGGGCGGTAAAAACGAGTACTGCTTTATGGAGATTTGGGAAGATCTTGCAAGCCAAAAAGAGCATATGAAAAGCGCTCATATGGTGAAAAATGCAGCCGCGCTGGAGGCTTGCAAAGAGAGCCAAGAGGTAAAAATAGTAAATTTTGTAAGCGTAAAGGAATAA
- a CDS encoding M16 family metallopeptidase, with product MRKILLLFCLAMGLFALQNDKDMLNGELKNGLKYYIKENKFPQKTAIFYLVINSGSTDEKDGEQGLAHFLEHMAFNGSRDFSKNELIKQLESLGVKFGADLNAQTSYDQTSYVLTINVNEKNLQDTFKVFSNWIDGVKIDPKELDKERGVIMEEERQRNTPGYRLYLAQTKDIFEGSIYLKRVPIGDMNVIKSVDAKHMQEFYERLYQPRFMSFVAVGDFDKNEIKSLIEKNFSQAKNTNSYIHPEKNISFKSGLNIFNYDSNEIGMELVRLSYFDKFSPVVNEADAKRNLEDALIASLINMLYEQKNANNSSNLSTDFIAQTLQAKQKIYSFETNVLGGDFNASLKDMLGVIKGIKEFGFNKDDFKDVKKAFVANVDAKFKRSKTKKSSAYAGQILNMIENGGFVLSDEDDKELILKLLNEITLADVNDRFRQFLAISDERVRIFSKDGFKLSKDEFLKLFAKAPAYNTNLSASNNDKNLGNENLEPKEISSRSFDEKNGIYTYKISNGSQVIFKPLATKKDSVLFAAISKGGTSNLTDPKLGSFAVALTNESGVGKFNNYELSKALNGKIVSYEKGIEALTQGIYGSSSTSDLSSLLAVINLEFSAPRADAHVLERIKQRTKDELSKEQNLPEYKFSTEFSKFFYENNKRVAPLEMAQIDALKLNELKEIIKDKFTNAASYTFVIIGDTDEERLLPLIKKYIATLPKLGEAENFKDDGVRSIKGQHTFKKEYQSTKRSDVGINIINSDAKYSFEGAIRLRALSEILKTALREKIREDKGQTYGFSLNAKLSRYPYEHSDMLISFTCDPANTDKIIAEIKQIITNIKSSGAILPKHLEDFKAQSEISIKKDYEKPEFWQKLIISNKIFNTPLYTADEYISAVKVITNDDIKEAARLYLDEKNMVISINNPK from the coding sequence ATGAGAAAAATTTTGTTGCTTTTTTGTCTAGCAATGGGTCTTTTTGCGCTTCAAAACGATAAAGATATGTTAAATGGAGAGCTAAAAAACGGGCTAAAATACTATATCAAAGAGAATAAATTTCCACAAAAAACAGCTATTTTTTATCTTGTTATAAATTCCGGTTCAACTGATGAAAAAGATGGCGAGCAAGGTCTTGCTCACTTTTTGGAGCACATGGCATTTAATGGCAGCCGTGATTTTAGTAAAAATGAGCTCATTAAGCAGCTTGAGAGCCTTGGTGTGAAATTTGGAGCCGATCTAAACGCGCAGACGAGCTACGATCAGACGAGCTATGTTTTAACGATTAATGTAAATGAGAAAAATTTACAAGATACATTTAAGGTCTTTTCGAATTGGATAGATGGCGTTAAAATCGATCCTAAGGAGCTTGATAAGGAGCGCGGCGTCATAATGGAAGAGGAGCGTCAGAGAAATACGCCAGGATATAGGCTTTATTTGGCTCAAACAAAAGATATTTTTGAGGGCAGTATCTATCTAAAAAGAGTGCCAATAGGCGATATGAACGTCATCAAAAGCGTAGATGCTAAGCACATGCAAGAATTTTACGAGAGGCTTTATCAGCCAAGATTTATGAGCTTTGTTGCTGTTGGCGACTTTGATAAAAATGAGATAAAAAGCTTAATAGAAAAAAACTTTAGCCAAGCAAAAAATACAAATTCTTACATTCATCCAGAAAAAAATATCAGCTTTAAAAGTGGTTTAAATATTTTTAACTATGACTCGAATGAAATTGGAATGGAGCTAGTTAGACTTAGCTATTTTGATAAATTTAGCCCAGTTGTAAATGAAGCTGACGCAAAGAGAAATCTAGAAGATGCACTTATCGCAAGCCTAATAAATATGCTTTATGAGCAAAAAAATGCAAATAATTCATCAAATTTAAGCACTGATTTTATAGCTCAAACACTTCAAGCAAAGCAGAAAATTTATAGTTTTGAAACAAATGTACTTGGAGGCGATTTTAACGCAAGCCTTAAAGATATGCTTGGCGTTATAAAAGGCATTAAAGAGTTTGGCTTTAATAAAGATGATTTTAAAGATGTAAAAAAGGCGTTTGTGGCAAATGTAGATGCAAAATTTAAACGCTCAAAGACTAAAAAATCAAGCGCTTACGCTGGACAAATTTTAAATATGATAGAAAATGGTGGCTTTGTGTTAAGCGATGAAGACGATAAAGAGCTTATTTTAAAACTATTAAACGAGATTACGCTAGCTGACGTGAATGATAGATTTAGGCAATTTTTGGCCATTTCTGATGAGCGTGTAAGAATTTTTAGCAAAGATGGTTTTAAGCTTAGCAAAGATGAGTTTTTAAAGCTTTTTGCCAAAGCGCCTGCTTATAACACAAACCTATCTGCTAGCAACAACGATAAGAACCTAGGCAATGAAAATTTAGAGCCAAAAGAGATAAGCTCAAGAAGCTTTGATGAAAAAAATGGAATTTATACCTACAAAATCTCAAATGGCTCGCAAGTTATCTTTAAGCCACTAGCTACTAAAAAAGATAGCGTTTTGTTTGCAGCCATCAGCAAAGGAGGCACATCAAATTTGACTGATCCAAAGCTTGGTAGCTTTGCAGTTGCGCTCACAAATGAAAGCGGCGTTGGTAAATTTAATAACTATGAGCTCTCAAAGGCGCTAAATGGAAAGATCGTAAGTTACGAAAAGGGTATAGAAGCACTCACGCAAGGCATTTATGGCTCATCAAGCACCAGCGATCTTAGCTCGCTGCTAGCTGTTATAAATTTAGAATTTAGCGCTCCAAGAGCCGATGCTCATGTGCTAGAGCGTATCAAGCAAAGAACAAAGGATGAGCTAAGTAAAGAGCAAAATTTGCCTGAATATAAATTTAGCACCGAATTTAGCAAGTTTTTTTACGAAAACAATAAACGTGTAGCGCCGCTTGAGATGGCTCAGATCGACGCGCTAAAGCTAAATGAGCTAAAAGAGATCATCAAAGACAAATTTACAAATGCAGCCTCATATACTTTTGTAATCATCGGCGACACCGACGAAGAGAGGCTTTTGCCACTTATTAAAAAGTATATCGCCACTTTGCCAAAGCTTGGCGAAGCTGAAAATTTTAAAGACGATGGCGTGCGAAGTATCAAGGGACAACATACCTTTAAAAAGGAGTATCAAAGCACAAAAAGAAGCGATGTTGGTATAAACATCATAAATTCTGATGCAAAATATAGCTTTGAAGGAGCGATTAGGCTAAGGGCATTAAGTGAAATTTTAAAAACGGCGCTTCGAGAAAAGATCAGAGAAGATAAGGGTCAAACATATGGTTTTAGCCTAAATGCCAAGCTCTCACGCTATCCTTATGAGCATTCAGATATGCTAATTAGCTTTACTTGCGATCCCGCAAACACGGATAAGATCATCGCTGAGATAAAGCAGATAATAACTAACATCAAGAGTAGTGGCGCGATCTTGCCAAAGCATTTGGAGGATTTTAAGGCACAGAGTGAAATTTCTATAAAAAAAGATTATGAAAAGCCTGAGTTTTGGCAAAAGCTCATCATCTCAAATAAAATTTTTAACACGCCACTTTATACGGCTGATGAGTACATAAGTGCGGTAAAAGTCATCACAAATGACGATATCAAAGAGGCTGCTAGGCTATATCTTGATGAGAAAAATATGGTGATAAGTATAAATAATCCAAAGTAG
- a CDS encoding transporter substrate-binding domain-containing protein, with the protein MKKIFALLLTAFVALCANELKFGTAANYPPFEYIDENNKITGFDIELIDEISKRAGFSYKIINMSFDGLIPALKAGKINGIISAMSATSDRLKSIDFTKPYYLTENLYLKKRGNDALKAKEELAGKRVGVQQGTVQELAANAINGVKVVPSEDTVPLIMGLKVGKFDAVILDSSIGYGFIKKNPELEAFFNEVDGSEGFSIAFDKGKESALIEKINQILDDMKKDGSYEALLKKYDLK; encoded by the coding sequence ATGAAAAAGATCTTTGCTCTTTTACTCACAGCTTTTGTTGCTCTTTGTGCAAATGAGCTAAAATTTGGCACAGCGGCGAACTATCCACCATTTGAATATATCGATGAAAATAACAAAATAACAGGCTTTGACATCGAGCTAATCGATGAAATTTCAAAGCGTGCAGGCTTTTCATATAAGATCATAAATATGAGTTTTGACGGCCTTATCCCAGCGCTTAAAGCCGGCAAAATAAATGGAATTATAAGTGCGATGAGTGCGACTTCAGATAGATTAAAATCGATTGATTTTACAAAGCCATACTATCTAACTGAAAATCTTTATCTAAAGAAAAGAGGCAATGACGCATTAAAAGCTAAAGAAGAGCTAGCTGGCAAAAGAGTTGGCGTGCAACAAGGCACCGTCCAAGAGCTAGCAGCAAATGCTATAAATGGCGTAAAAGTAGTGCCTTCAGAAGATACTGTGCCACTCATCATGGGATTAAAAGTTGGCAAATTTGACGCAGTCATCCTTGATAGCTCTATCGGATATGGCTTTATCAAGAAAAATCCAGAACTTGAAGCATTTTTCAACGAAGTTGATGGCAGCGAGGGCTTTTCAATAGCTTTTGATAAAGGAAAAGAGAGCGCGTTAATAGAGAAAATAAATCAAATTTTAGATGATATGAAAAAAGACGGAAGCTACGAAGCTTTACTTAAAAAATACGATCTAAAATAA
- a CDS encoding basic amino acid ABC transporter substrate-binding protein — translation MSKILKFLMASLVLFLIGCGDDANKKNTANNAEEASKNVVYKVGSSADYPPFEYLDENNKIVGFEIDLLNEITKKTGIKFDVANMSFDGLISALKTGKIDIAISGMSATDERRKSVDFTKPYYFSENLFIRKKGSDVNKDNLKDKKISAQVGTLQEEAAKSITTKSIPAENVAAAIMSLNAGKIDVVLTDSPIGVEYLKQNPDLEEFLRVPDGTEGFAMAFDKGKHTELIKKIDAAIDELQKSGEFDKILVKYDLKK, via the coding sequence ATGAGTAAAATTTTAAAATTTTTGATGGCAAGTTTGGTTTTATTTTTAATAGGTTGTGGCGATGACGCTAATAAAAAAAATACAGCAAATAATGCCGAAGAAGCTAGTAAAAATGTAGTTTATAAAGTTGGCTCGAGCGCTGATTATCCACCTTTTGAATATCTTGATGAAAATAATAAAATTGTTGGCTTTGAGATAGATTTATTAAATGAGATCACCAAAAAAACTGGGATAAAATTTGATGTTGCAAATATGAGCTTTGATGGACTGATATCAGCATTAAAAACCGGTAAAATTGATATTGCCATAAGCGGAATGAGTGCAACTGATGAGAGAAGGAAATCGGTTGATTTTACCAAGCCATATTATTTTTCAGAAAATTTATTTATCCGCAAAAAAGGCTCAGATGTAAATAAAGACAACCTTAAGGATAAGAAAATTTCAGCTCAAGTCGGGACACTTCAAGAAGAAGCAGCCAAAAGCATAACCACTAAATCGATACCTGCTGAAAATGTAGCAGCTGCTATCATGTCACTAAACGCTGGTAAAATCGATGTTGTGCTAACTGATAGTCCGATAGGAGTTGAATATTTAAAACAAAATCCAGATTTGGAAGAATTTTTAAGAGTTCCTGATGGCACAGAAGGATTTGCGATGGCGTTTGATAAAGGCAAACACACTGAGCTTATCAAAAAGATAGACGCAGCGATTGATGAGCTACAAAAATCTGGCGAATTTGACAAAATACTTGTTAAGTATGATTTAAAGAAGTAA
- a CDS encoding molybdopterin-dependent oxidoreductase: protein MKRRDFLRLSALGAASLQAKELGSAEQALFDKQSGLSANKFGPFYVKTIAGRVVETVPFEGDAYPNELNNAVIDYIQNESRVKYPFVRKSFLANPNNPKPELRGKEEFVRVSWDEAIKLSAKILKENFDKYGAEAIYGQVYQWGSLGKVGHSQKTAKRLLNVLGGYVNELGGYSYGAATVIMPHVTGFVDPALAPTKWEAILKNAKTIVFWGTNPVVSNKIAIGVPLHNSYKYYDEIRKKGASGEMKIYSIDVYHNDSAKYFDSKYLEVVPCTDTAMMIGMCNYLYEKGLYNKEFIEKYTVGFDKFKEYMLGKTDGVNKNLAWASKICGVSEQDLAKFSEDLAKNDSVIVSGYAIQRQDHGEMAYWALVTLNAMLGHIGKEGCGFVTNDGMHKNADESFIAPKLAAFETKVPQKFIDSGLVPKTKGYEMPNSRLIDALLSPGKEITRNGKSYKLPKIRVMFNANGSTFTRHPDANRAIKAMRNVNAIITCEPFWTSTAKFSDIVLPASLEYERTDIEMANSTSEYLFALKPLVKPFGESKSDFEIARLIAKEWGREEAFSEGKSELEWVKTIYEDAVKKATELGYESMPSFEEFWEKRYFRFDKIDEKKRYFTNYKKFRDDPVANPLKTPSGKIEIYSETVAGFGYDDCPPHAAWLEPFEWLGAKNKKYPIAISGAHSKFRLHSQLNNSVLRNFNEIAEREPVLINPKTAEARGIKMGDVVRVFNDRGEILCGAFVTEDVPQNVVIVSEGAWYDPEKPGEKSLCLHGNLNVLTKDVPSSKMSQSNTAHTSLVNVEKFKGVPKRVTAFDAPKISIMHA from the coding sequence ATGAAAAGACGAGACTTTTTAAGATTAAGCGCATTAGGCGCAGCTAGCCTTCAAGCAAAAGAGCTTGGCAGCGCAGAGCAAGCGTTATTTGACAAACAAAGCGGACTAAGCGCAAATAAATTTGGCCCATTTTATGTAAAAACGATCGCAGGTCGCGTGGTTGAGACCGTACCATTTGAGGGCGATGCTTATCCAAACGAGCTAAATAACGCAGTCATTGACTACATCCAAAACGAGAGCAGAGTAAAATATCCATTTGTTAGAAAGAGCTTTTTAGCCAATCCAAACAACCCAAAACCAGAGCTTCGCGGTAAAGAAGAATTTGTGCGTGTGAGCTGGGACGAGGCTATAAAGCTAAGTGCAAAAATTTTAAAAGAAAATTTTGATAAATACGGTGCTGAAGCGATCTATGGGCAGGTTTATCAGTGGGGTAGCCTTGGTAAGGTTGGTCACAGCCAAAAGACCGCAAAAAGGCTACTTAACGTGCTTGGCGGCTACGTAAATGAGCTAGGTGGCTACTCATACGGCGCAGCGACTGTCATCATGCCTCACGTCACTGGCTTTGTCGATCCTGCGCTAGCGCCAACAAAGTGGGAGGCGATCTTAAAAAATGCCAAAACGATCGTATTTTGGGGCACAAACCCAGTCGTTTCAAACAAGATCGCCATTGGCGTGCCGCTTCACAACTCATATAAATACTATGATGAGATCAGAAAAAAAGGCGCGAGTGGTGAGATGAAAATTTATAGCATCGATGTTTATCACAACGATAGCGCAAAATACTTTGACTCAAAATACCTTGAAGTCGTGCCTTGCACCGATACGGCGATGATGATAGGTATGTGTAACTACCTTTATGAAAAAGGGCTTTACAACAAAGAATTTATAGAAAAATACACAGTTGGCTTTGATAAATTTAAAGAGTACATGCTTGGCAAAACTGACGGGGTCAATAAAAACCTAGCTTGGGCAAGTAAGATTTGTGGCGTTAGCGAGCAAGATCTTGCGAAATTTAGCGAAGATCTAGCTAAAAATGATTCAGTTATAGTTAGTGGCTATGCCATACAAAGACAAGATCACGGCGAGATGGCATACTGGGCGCTTGTGACGCTAAATGCGATGCTTGGACACATCGGCAAAGAGGGTTGTGGCTTTGTCACAAATGACGGTATGCACAAAAATGCTGATGAGAGCTTCATAGCACCTAAACTAGCGGCGTTTGAGACAAAGGTGCCTCAAAAATTTATTGATAGCGGGCTGGTACCAAAGACAAAGGGCTACGAAATGCCAAACTCAAGGCTCATAGACGCACTTCTAAGCCCAGGCAAGGAGATAACAAGAAATGGCAAGAGCTATAAACTACCAAAGATCAGAGTGATGTTTAATGCCAATGGCTCGACTTTCACAAGGCATCCTGACGCAAACAGGGCGATAAAAGCTATGCGAAACGTTAATGCTATCATCACTTGCGAGCCGTTTTGGACAAGTACAGCTAAATTTAGCGACATCGTCCTGCCAGCTTCACTTGAGTACGAGCGAACTGACATTGAGATGGCAAATTCAACGAGCGAGTATCTATTTGCACTAAAACCGCTTGTTAAGCCATTTGGCGAGAGCAAGAGTGACTTTGAGATCGCAAGGCTGATCGCCAAAGAGTGGGGCAGGGAAGAGGCATTTAGCGAGGGTAAAAGTGAGCTAGAGTGGGTCAAGACAATATATGAAGATGCCGTTAAAAAGGCTACCGAGCTTGGGTATGAGAGTATGCCTAGCTTTGAGGAATTTTGGGAGAAGAGATATTTTAGATTTGACAAGATCGATGAGAAAAAACGTTACTTTACAAACTATAAGAAATTCCGCGACGATCCAGTGGCAAATCCGCTAAAAACGCCATCTGGCAAGATAGAAATTTACTCTGAAACGGTCGCTGGCTTTGGCTATGATGACTGCCCACCGCATGCAGCTTGGCTTGAGCCATTTGAGTGGCTTGGCGCAAAAAATAAAAAATATCCTATCGCAATTAGCGGCGCACACTCTAAATTTAGGCTTCACTCACAGCTAAATAACTCCGTGCTTCGCAACTTTAACGAGATCGCAGAGCGCGAGCCAGTGCTAATAAATCCAAAGACAGCCGAAGCTAGAGGGATAAAGATGGGCGACGTGGTGCGCGTGTTTAATGATAGGGGTGAAATTTTGTGCGGTGCATTTGTCACCGAGGACGTGCCACAAAATGTCGTAATAGTAAGCGAAGGTGCTTGGTATGACCCTGAAAAACCGGGCGAGAAGAGCCTTTGCTTGCACGGAAACTTAAACGTGCTCACAAAAGATGTGCCATCAAGCAAGATGAGCCAGAGCAACACCGCTCACACAAGCCTTGTGAATGTCGAGAAATTTAAAGGCGTGCCAAAGCGCGTGACAGCATTTGACGCACCAAAGATTAGCATAATGCACGCATAA